The Triticum aestivum cultivar Chinese Spring chromosome 5A, IWGSC CS RefSeq v2.1, whole genome shotgun sequence genomic sequence TTTACTGAATGTGCGGTGTTTTTTGCAAATGATTAGCGACCTCGTGGTTTTCTGCAATCGatgccccaaatgtggtggttttttgcaattcactcgtaTGTTGGAGGTAATTAAAGTGTGATAATTGTGAACGAATGAAACTACAAATATAAAATCAGTTCTTCATACATTACCAAGAGAATTAAATTGTTCATACATCACCGGCCACATATCTATACCAAAAGACACCACTTAATTTCCCACATCTATAGCTAAAGACGTTACTTGTTCATGCTTCATCAGTCACATATCTATACCATAAGACAAGACATCACTTGCTCTCCCATAAGATAGTTACCCTCCTCTCGCGGCAAACAATGAGTCAGCAATGTTATCACGAACATTGTTCATGTTTACCGCGTCAAGTAAAGATGAGACACTATCGCCTTGTAGTGGTACAGTCTGTTGCACCGCATGTGGCATGTTGTCCTCATCCGCGGCACACTTAACAAACTCTTTGCCACGTAACTTGGTGTCCCGAATATAGTTGTGAAGCGCCATACAAGCAACAATAATTCTCTTTTGTCTTCTAGGCTTTAATTTTGGCACCTTCTTCAAGATGCGCCACTTTTCCTTGAACCCCTTTTTTATCCTAACCGATTTTGATCCTGCAAGTTGCAAATTGAACTCGGGCATTATTTCTAGGGTGTAAAGTGTGTTTCCCTCAAAATATACAGTCCGTAAATCATTAATAGAGTCCATCTTCTCATACTATATTTTTTGCATATCTTTTGCCGAGTGCTTTGTTTCGGAAGCTTGAAGCATATTACATCGTACGCACAAGTTATTGTTTTGAAAATGAGCAAATTTGTTGTTTCAACCTTCTTGTAACCTACTAGTAGTATTTCCTATCCTCTATTCACCGAGCGTTCGAAGCAGCTGGTGTAGAGTGGGAGAAAATCTGGTGACGTTAAGCCTGATGTCCTGCTCGTCCCACAAGTACTTCCTTAACAACTGCCACCCCTGCTTACGTAGTGCCTCTGGGTCACGTACCGCCAGGTGGTCTTTGCCATACTTCTCATACAGCGTGCTCTCCTCCACGGTGATGCTGTACTCCATGTCCTGCAACATCATGTCCTTGGCATGCACGCCGAAGTAACTCATGGCCTCCCTCTCTAAGCCCCATGGCACCACCTGCAGCATGACCGCGTTGgtgcggaggaagaagaagcttGTGAGCGCGGCCCCGTGCGCGCCCATCAGCACGTCGCACGAGTCCACCTCCCGAGAGAATTCCTCGAGTCTCATGTCACGCAGCGGCTCCACGACCAGCACCTCGAACCCGGCGGCCTGCACCGCCGCGGAGATCTCTGGAAGGTTGACGAACTTCCTGATCCCGGCGCGGTTGATGAGCATGAGGCGCGGCTTTTGTTCCTCCGTGCTAGTGccaccgtttttcttcttcttgttagcCTCCTTGAACGGGATTCCTTGGCCTTCTGGCGGCAGTGAGAAGACGTCTCGGATGTACATGCGGAAGTCCAACATTGTGTAGTTGTATGGCGTGCGGGTCGGGTCGATGCCGAGGTCGCTGTGGCTGCGGAGGCCGACTACGATGTGTGGGTAGCACCGGACACCAGTGTCCTTGTTGAAGTCGATGATGTCGTAGCGTGACAGGTTGGTGAGGATGAGCCGGTACTTGTCCACGAACCACGGCCGGAAGTCGGTTACGAGGAACTGGACCTCGCCGTCGTAGGCACGGGTGGTGATGAAGAGCGGGATCAGGACGTCGCTGAAGTCGTGCCACGGGTTGGACGTCAGCCCGTTCATGGCGAACACGACGGCCGGGACAGCATGCCGGGAGGTGCACCCCGGCGCCACCAGGGACTGGGCGGCGCTCAGGGTCTTGACATTCACCTTGTCGATGTATCCTAGGTCCTTGCGAGACTGGTCCCTGATGGTCCATTCCGCGCCATCAGGGCCGCGCTCATCGGCGGGCGGGACATAGAGGACGGTACAGTTGGCGCCGATGGCACGGGCGTCCCCAGAGATCTCGCAGATGTCATACCTAGGGTCGGACAGGTCGCAGATGGGCTTGAGTGGAGTACCTGAGTGCATACTGATTcagaagatgaatgaaatgaaatGACATATGAAGGGAAGTGAGTTTCTTGGGGAAGCAAGCTAACCACGTGTGACGTTGCTTCTATTATTCCCATCACCGTCTTGATCGAGTTCTTGCCGAATGAGCTCTTCCTTCAACTTGCCGCTAGCATCATTTGCCGTTTGACCTAACTGGTCTGTGCTATGCACTTGCACCTTAGCTGAGTTAATACATTGATTGAAGCTGGTCAATCAATAACTAAAATAACCGCAAGGACTAGAGCGTACTCGAAAAATAATAATTATGTCAACTTAAGATCAAGAAAGTAATTATGTCAACATAAACTATAGATGCACCCtcaaaaaagaaataaagaaaaaaaaactatagatGAGTTACCAGTTTTCTTATTCATGTCGGTCCCATCTACTAACTTTTTGTCTTCGATACGTTCTTTCCCCATCGTCTTGGTTAGTACGTCCTTCTGCCCATTTTCTATGTCATGCACTGCTGCTGTCAATGTTTGTCATCAATCCACAAAGCAAAATACGCAGAATTACATGGCCTTAGGGCAGTCTAATGCATTACTATATCTCAACTTATATACTTATATGCATTAGATAGGTATTTAGATATAGCTTTTATGATGGATTGTGTCTAAAAAAAGTCTCATTTCAATGTATTTCGTGAGAGAGAGAAAAGTACTTATCTTTGTTTTGACACAAAGTGCTATAGCTAGATTAAGATATGGTAACTCTCGTTTTTCTCACTAAATAGGGTGACGTGTCAGATTTTTTGCTTAGGCATAATTATCAAGGTATAGTACAAGGTGTAGCATCAGGACTGCTCTTAAATATTCAATGTTAAAACAGATATAGCCAGAATACACATACAATTAGTATGTATTGATAAACTTTATATATTTTGAAACATATGTATCTAGATAAGTATGACAAAAAAGTGTGTGCACATGGAGCTGTATAACAATTATGCACATGATCTCTCTCTAAGGAAGTATTTTCATAAGATGATGCATTTTTTATGAagtcaaagtttgaccaaatttagagagaaacatactccctctataaactaatataagagcgtttagatcactattttagtgatctaaatgctcttatacgAAAATACGGAACTATGTATCGTGATATATCCCATACTGTGTATTTTTGCATAACCATATTCTATCTCCAAAAATGTATGATCGTACACATATCTGTTACCTACTAGTACACATGATAAATCAGAATATAACGAGACGCGTACTAGATATTAATATACCTTGAGTAGAATTATTAGGCGGCGATGACCATAGTTTTGGATCCCAAGCAGACCTTTTTTCTCGAGGGTCACCGGAATTTGCGGTTACCACGGTAACCGCGAAATTTCGAAAAAAATTCGGACGAAATTTaaaattaaaatttgaattcaaatatttttgaCGTCGATATAGATACATATTTTACTCTATATATAGTTCCTGTAATAATGCGCTGGCGTAGTGGCTAGCGGACCGCAACTTCCGCCTCCTCCTACGCCGTGAGTTCGACCCCTTGATGCTGCAGCATTTTTGAACTTTTGCTTCGTAAAAAAGAATACAAATACGTGAGGGAAGATTCGAACCCGCGACTTGCTGGTCAAGAAAGGATGCCTTTGCCACCAGGCCACTGCCTGTCCTGTTTTTAAGGAAGAGATGGTGCCTATTTAAATAGACAGTGagtgtttgaattcaaaattttcaaaatgttcGAGATATTTTGCTCGGTACGACTGTTTCTCGAGGGAGAACGGTAAACGCGGTAACCGCGCGAGATCGCGAATTTTCGCTCGGTACCCAAAACGTTGGCGATGACACTAGAGGAGGAGAAGTCCTGGCACTTTGTTCAGTACGCTCACCCGGCGTGGACTGCAGAACGACTGAACACACAAAGAAACAAGCACATTACTATGAAGAATTTCGTAAATAAACAGATATTACAAATATAAAAAGAAGTGTGTGGTCTTGTTTTGAgactacttcctccgtttcaaatGAAGTTCAAGAATTGTCCTAAGTCGAACATTTTTAAGTTTGACCAAATCTATAGAAAAAATTGTAAGAATTCATAACATCAAGTATATATAACATGCAAATGTATTTCATAATGAATATAATGAAGCAAATTTGGTGTTATAGATGTTTATATAGACATGGTCAAACTTAATGAAGTTTGACTTGGGACAATCCTAAATcttcaattattttggaatggagggagtagaaaacactATGAGTGAATCTTTTAGCTTCTTTTTTGGTACTGCTAAGTGTTAACTTTAGCATAAAGTTGTACTGAATgaacaagtaatatggatatgaggAAGTATGTACTAGCTTTTAAGCAAAAATCAAACTTTTGCCTAGATATGGATTTTTTTTCGAATCATGCAGGAGAGCTGCATGCCTATAATATTAAAAAGAGAGGAAAGGAAACACGACCAATTCAACAACTCCAAGTCCAGCAAAGCAAAGCTACAAACAAGCCAAAACGACAAGATAAGACACGAAAGCACAACATGAAGAGCACCACTAACAAGCAGCTAAAGAAGGATCAGACGTCTTAAGCTAGCCATTTCCAATTGCCTAGCATCGACCTTGATTTCATCTATCACTTTGCAACAATGTGAAGAGATTGTCAAACACTCTTCCGTTCCTCTCGCGCCAAATGCCCCACATGACTAAATGCACTAACGAAATTATGGTCTTGCTCTTATATCCTTGAGTTATCGACCTTGCATTCAGCCACCAATCCTTGAGAGGCTGAGTAACCTGGGGCACAATCTCACTCAATCTTGCCCGCTGAAGATATCTTTGGGTTGTATGAACTAGTATGTCCGGTTGCTAGTATGATCTATGTCCATTTGTTgcgtgtgttgatcaacttgatctACGTAGCTGCAAGTACGTTGCATTGTTTTTGGGGGCCGGATATTAGGGGGGCGGTATTCAGGTAACTGAGATAGTAATAAAAGAAGGTTACCAATGGAATTCGGGCCGGACACCGTGGTGTAGAGCACGACGCTGACGAAGAAACCGAGCAGGAACCCGAGCACGGCCTGGTGGTGCCGAGCCAGCCTTCTCGCCATGCCCGACGACGACGGCACTGCGgccgtcgacgacgacgaggaccaGTCGCCAGCCATCCCCTGGGCCCTGGTTCTCCTGTCACTTCTCTGTCCACTCTACGTGCCTTCTAAATCTGTGTGTGTAAGCAGGCTCGCCTTGTGCGACGGGTAACGTCTTTTATGCAGGCGCTTAAGCATGCAACGTTACGTGCCTAGCGATCCATTTGCAAGTGGTTGGTTCTATCTATTTTGAGCAAGAGCTACTTACAGTGAGCACACATCGATCCACTCGCACCTAGCTTAGCTTCATTCTTACTGCTTCTACTAGTAGCTACTTTGACTTTGATATATTGTTCAGCGTAACGTGCCGGTGGAGATCTCCCGTTCTGCAAGTCTCCGGCTTATCCCAGTCCAACAGGTCTCCGTGTTATCAACGACTTGTTCCTTGTCCTCTCTTGAGTAGTAGATCATTTTTAGTTACAGGGTCGTAGTAACGGGCTATCCGTTCGATGATCGGCGCAATTAATGTTGCATTAGATGTGATGGGGATTGGTGACACCCGAGGTCAACCCGAATACACCATTAATGGGGGTGTGAGAACCATGAATTGAACTAACCCTCAAGTTCTGAGACAATGCTGCCGTTGGGATGGTCCGGAATGTAGGCTtttcttagagcaagtacaataaggtacAGTCAGCAGGTTGTAAGAAGTAAAGTAATATTTCTATGTTTAGTTGAaggagagaggaaaagagagaGAATGTAAGCACTAAGCAGACTCTCATACAAGAGTgagctgcagcacgtgctcctAAGCACTACTACTATGTGAGAGTGGAATATGGACCATGTATTAATAAAATAGCACATACTTATAgctaattgttatacatgttggctataagattgACTATAGATAACATAAGACTTTTTTATAgacaacagttggctatactactaACCATGCTCTTACATAGATATTTAGTTTAATTGGATAAATGTCACTGCAATTTCCGGCAATTCAAAAAATGCCACTTGGAAAATATCCAACTTCGAGAAATGCTACTTAGACTTTCCcacggcagatcaagagggcatacgatcttcttggcctcatcaacactagtaggacatagattccccgcgagaagaacatcctttaggtacttgagatgctcatcgaggctcgtgtcggtccatttgtttttagccttcgtcttcaggggttgaagcgtgaaactcaagcgggtcacctcaggattgcaatcATCATACAATGgggtgttcgagtctaccaccagttgctccagcttagcctcctctctagaagcagctctctcagtactcgtctccttgcgaagcagtgcttgaacatgagggccccgcacgattgaacttagtaccgacgaactctgttgCGTGGAGTCCACATTCTCTCCGCCaccatgtctggccccttctccgccgccatgtccggcctcttccccgccgccattatcgatcatctttTCGTCTTGCCCCATGTCGTCATTgtctgccccgtcggcgtcctcaacatcgtcatgctcatcttcaattatccaccgagtatagccatccatgaaaccagtcatgaggagg encodes the following:
- the LOC123101151 gene encoding beta-1,2-xylosyltransferase XYXT1-like, with the protein product MAGDWSSSSSTAAVPSSSGMARRLARHHQAVLGFLLGFFVSVVLYTTVSGPNSIEKRSAWDPKLWSSPPNNSTQAAVHDIENGQKDVLTKTMGKERQTANDASGKLKEELIRQELDQDGTPLKPICDLSDPRYDICEISGDARAIGANCTVLYVPPADERGPDGAEWTIRDQSRKDLGYIDKVNVKTLSAAQSLVAPGCTSRHAVPAVVFAMNGLTSNPWHDFSDVLIPLFITTRAYDGEVQFLVTDFRPWFVDKYRLILTNLSRYDIIDFNKDTGVRCYPHIVVGLRSHSDLGIDPTRTPYNYTMLDFRMYIRDVFSLPPEGQGIPFKEANKKKKNGGTSTEEQKPRLMLINRAGIRKFVNLPEISAAVQAAGFEVLVVEPLRDMRLEEFSREVDSCDVLMGAHGAALTSFFFLRTNAVMLQVVPWGLEREAMSYFGVHAKDMMLQDMEYSITVEESTLYEKYGKDHLAVRDPEALRKQGWQLLRKYLWDEQDIRLNVTRFSPTLHQLLRTLGE